One Pirellulales bacterium genomic region harbors:
- a CDS encoding UbiD family decarboxylase, whose amino-acid sequence MSYSSLADFVEELERDGLLLRIRAEVDADLEIAEITQRIARERGPALLFERVAGQRLPVLTNLLAGSERLIQALGVESVAEIGARLRQSAAEGEATAAGGRVGWWRRTFGSSNGAGAAGDPFEPKLVKTGHCQQVVRLATDVNLAELPALRAWPGESCRSIRTGRLHTVSPETERRTTEEIAVGLLDARRLTLLWGPHDAARAHYQEHQARGTKMSLAITLGGDPLGSLVVSAPWASEIDLYRWMGAWRGRPVEMVRCRSHELRVPADVELVLEGIVDPAAELVPGPTLATPSGYLHTYDAAPVMHVTAITHRANPLFPALVLGSPPHELTQRAEVTEQLLLPYLQYVAAEIADVALLEHSPSGHVAVVAICKSYPGQTRKVAAALWGLAPAFAAKVVILVDADIDPHQAALVWQRVAANTHPERDFFFAEGPTGVMDHAATRLTLGSSVAIDATAKLAGEHPRAWPSRAASCEDTAERVARRWQEYGLERALAARY is encoded by the coding sequence ATGTCCTACTCCTCCCTAGCCGACTTTGTCGAAGAGTTGGAGCGCGACGGTCTGTTGCTGCGAATTCGGGCCGAAGTAGACGCCGATCTCGAAATTGCCGAGATCACGCAACGGATCGCCCGCGAGCGGGGGCCTGCGTTGCTCTTCGAGCGCGTCGCCGGCCAACGCCTGCCCGTACTCACGAATCTACTGGCAGGCTCCGAACGGCTGATCCAGGCCCTGGGGGTCGAGTCGGTGGCCGAAATCGGCGCACGTCTGCGCCAATCGGCTGCCGAGGGGGAGGCCACGGCCGCCGGCGGTCGTGTCGGTTGGTGGCGGAGGACCTTTGGTTCCTCCAACGGCGCCGGCGCGGCAGGCGACCCCTTCGAGCCCAAGCTCGTCAAGACTGGCCACTGTCAACAAGTGGTCCGGCTGGCGACCGATGTCAATCTGGCCGAGCTTCCGGCGCTGCGTGCCTGGCCGGGCGAATCGTGCCGTTCGATCCGTACCGGCCGTCTGCACACGGTCAGCCCCGAAACAGAACGACGCACGACAGAAGAGATCGCCGTCGGCCTGCTCGATGCCCGCCGGCTAACACTGCTGTGGGGTCCGCACGACGCTGCCCGCGCCCACTACCAGGAGCACCAGGCCCGTGGAACGAAAATGTCCCTGGCGATCACGCTGGGGGGAGATCCCCTGGGAAGCCTCGTGGTCTCGGCGCCCTGGGCCAGCGAGATCGACCTGTATCGCTGGATGGGGGCCTGGCGCGGGCGTCCTGTCGAAATGGTCCGCTGCCGCTCGCACGAGTTGCGCGTGCCGGCCGACGTCGAGTTGGTCCTCGAAGGGATAGTTGATCCTGCCGCCGAGCTTGTCCCCGGTCCCACCCTCGCCACGCCGTCGGGCTACCTGCATACCTACGACGCCGCGCCGGTGATGCACGTCACGGCGATCACGCATCGGGCGAATCCCTTGTTTCCGGCCCTTGTGCTAGGCTCTCCGCCGCACGAGCTTACGCAACGGGCCGAGGTGACCGAGCAACTTTTGCTCCCGTATCTGCAGTACGTGGCGGCTGAAATCGCCGACGTGGCGCTCCTCGAACACTCCCCCTCGGGGCACGTGGCCGTGGTGGCGATTTGCAAGTCCTACCCGGGCCAGACGCGCAAAGTGGCGGCGGCACTCTGGGGTCTGGCCCCGGCGTTCGCCGCGAAGGTGGTCATCCTGGTCGATGCCGACATCGACCCGCATCAGGCGGCCCTGGTTTGGCAGCGCGTGGCGGCCAATACTCACCCTGAGCGTGATTTTTTCTTTGCCGAAGGGCCCACCGGTGTGATGGATCACGCCGCCACGCGGTTAACGCTAGGGAGCAGCGTCGCCATCGACGCCACCGCCAAGCTCGCCGGCGAGCACCCCAGGGCGTGGCCCTCGCGCGCCGCGTCGTGCGAGGATACGGCGGAGCGAGTCGCCCGACGCTGGCAGGAGTACGGTTTGGAACGCGCCCTGGCGGCGAGATATTGA
- the ubiE gene encoding bifunctional demethylmenaquinone methyltransferase/2-methoxy-6-polyprenyl-1,4-benzoquinol methylase UbiE: MFGEIAPRYDLLNHLLSGGIDRRWRSKTVRRVPVQGTDPILDLCTGTGDLALAYARATAGRVPIVGADFCHEMLTRADAKAQRDAAQAPPVFVEADAQRLPFADGMFQLVTVAFGLRNVTDTDRGLREMTRVCRPGGRVAVLEFSLPEQPLLRSVYGWYFRRVLPRIGQLLARNRHSAYNYLPESVHEFPSGEALAARMRAAGLSHVEYERLTFGVATLYVGTK; encoded by the coding sequence ATGTTCGGCGAGATCGCGCCGCGTTACGATCTGCTCAACCATTTGCTCTCGGGCGGCATCGATCGTCGCTGGCGTTCGAAGACGGTGCGCCGCGTCCCGGTCCAAGGCACGGACCCCATCCTGGACCTCTGCACCGGCACGGGGGATCTCGCCTTGGCCTACGCGCGAGCCACCGCCGGGCGCGTGCCCATCGTCGGCGCCGACTTCTGCCACGAAATGCTCACCCGCGCCGATGCCAAGGCGCAGCGAGATGCCGCCCAAGCGCCGCCGGTGTTCGTCGAGGCGGATGCCCAGCGGCTCCCCTTTGCCGACGGCATGTTCCAACTGGTCACCGTCGCCTTCGGCCTGCGGAACGTGACCGACACGGATCGTGGCCTGCGCGAGATGACGCGAGTCTGCCGGCCGGGGGGGCGTGTGGCGGTGCTCGAGTTTTCGCTCCCCGAGCAGCCGCTTCTGCGTTCGGTCTACGGCTGGTACTTCCGCCGCGTGTTGCCGCGGATCGGTCAGCTCTTGGCCCGCAATCGCCACAGCGCCTACAACTATCTGCCCGAGAGCGTCCACGAGTTTCCCTCGGGCGAGGCCCTGGCGGCGCGCATGCGTGCGGCCGGCCTATCGCACGTCGAATACGAGCGGCTCACCTTCGGCGTCGCCACGCTTTACGTAGGCACGAAATGA
- a CDS encoding 2-phosphosulfolactate phosphatase, with amino-acid sequence MPAQLSVHFLPALVPEEALAGASVVVIDVLRASTTITHALEAGAERVLPCVDIDEARRVASALPVGTVVLGGERGGLPIEGFHFGNSPREFCSEHVRGKTVVFTTTNGTRAMAKARFAREVLVGSFVNAAAIVRRLLSAPQMHLLCAGSGGEITREDVLAAGLMVARLIGNAEGDLELQNDEARLAREVWLQAAGARTSDWQSASPVAASLANTAWLEDLLRDSKGGRNLARIGLAADIADAARLDRFELVPVLDLAQGAITAI; translated from the coding sequence ATGCCAGCCCAGCTCAGTGTTCATTTTTTGCCTGCCTTAGTTCCTGAAGAAGCGCTTGCCGGCGCCTCGGTCGTGGTGATCGATGTCCTGCGGGCCTCGACGACGATCACGCACGCGCTGGAGGCGGGAGCCGAACGGGTCCTGCCCTGCGTCGATATCGACGAAGCACGCCGTGTCGCCAGCGCTCTGCCCGTCGGCACGGTCGTGCTGGGGGGCGAACGAGGGGGACTGCCAATCGAGGGATTTCACTTCGGCAATTCACCGCGTGAGTTCTGCTCGGAACACGTGCGGGGCAAGACCGTCGTCTTTACCACCACCAATGGCACGCGCGCCATGGCCAAGGCAAGGTTCGCGCGCGAGGTGCTCGTCGGCTCGTTCGTCAATGCGGCGGCGATCGTACGACGATTATTGTCCGCGCCGCAGATGCACTTGCTATGCGCCGGCTCGGGGGGGGAGATCACGCGCGAAGACGTGCTGGCTGCTGGGCTCATGGTGGCGCGCTTGATCGGCAATGCCGAGGGAGACCTCGAGTTACAAAACGACGAGGCTCGGCTGGCTCGCGAGGTGTGGCTGCAGGCGGCCGGGGCACGCACTTCGGACTGGCAATCGGCATCCCCCGTGGCAGCCTCGCTGGCGAACACCGCTTGGCTCGAGGATCTGTTGCGCGACAGCAAGGGAGGGCGAAACCTCGCGCGCATCGGCCTGGCGGCCGATATCGCCGATGCCGCGCGGCTCGATCGATTCGAACTCGTGCCCGTGCTCGATCTGGCGCAAGGGGCGATCACAGCCATATAG
- a CDS encoding UbiX family flavin prenyltransferase, giving the protein MKRSLVVAITGGSGAIYALRLLEVLLADGRDVHLSISPAGQEVIRTELGVALDLERFDPAALPLTAGEQAGHPLIAELLGVTRDSAALVPSPRVGRLHYYHYRDFRAPMASGSFLTDGMVVCPCSGGTVSAVAHATSTNLIQRAADVHLKERRRLVLVPRETPLSLIQLDNLRRCAEAGATILPAMPGFYHGARTVRDLVDFVVARLCDQLGVEHDLMRRWGSSEITE; this is encoded by the coding sequence ATGAAACGCAGCCTGGTCGTGGCGATTACCGGCGGCAGCGGCGCGATCTACGCGCTGCGCCTGCTCGAGGTTCTGTTGGCCGACGGACGCGATGTGCATCTCTCGATCAGCCCAGCCGGGCAGGAAGTGATTCGCACCGAGCTCGGCGTCGCGCTCGACCTGGAGCGTTTCGACCCCGCCGCGCTCCCCCTCACGGCAGGCGAGCAGGCAGGTCATCCGCTCATTGCCGAGTTGCTCGGCGTCACCCGCGATAGCGCCGCGCTCGTGCCGTCGCCGCGCGTCGGTCGGCTGCATTACTATCACTACCGCGATTTCCGCGCGCCGATGGCGAGCGGATCGTTCCTGACCGACGGCATGGTGGTCTGCCCCTGCTCGGGGGGCACGGTGAGCGCCGTGGCGCACGCCACGTCGACGAACTTGATCCAGCGCGCCGCCGACGTACACCTGAAGGAGCGCCGGCGGCTCGTCCTCGTCCCGCGCGAAACGCCCCTCTCGCTGATTCAACTCGACAATCTGCGCCGCTGCGCCGAGGCCGGGGCCACGATTCTGCCTGCCATGCCGGGCTTCTACCATGGCGCCCGCACGGTGCGCGATCTGGTCGATTTCGTCGTGGCGCGCCTTTGCGATCAACTGGGGGTCGAACACGACTTGATGCGGCGCTGGGGTTCGAGCGAAATCACGGAGTAA
- a CDS encoding alpha/beta fold hydrolase, which produces MVSNWRKLYPFESHELAIEGERYHYLDEGHGPALLLVHGNPTWSFYWRRLVLALRDRYRVLVPDHIGCGLSSKPRDYEYRLARHVSNLRRLVESLDLSDVTLIGHDWGGAIGLGAAVEMPERFARLVLLNTAGFRSQRIPLRIRLCRTPVLGRLAVQGLNAFAGSALWMATEYPRRMSAEVRAGLIAPYDSWNHRRATYEFVRDIPLSPRHPSYAKLAAIESGLATLADRPTLFVWGMRDWCFTPHFLERFLEFFPSADVRRIEQAGHYVVEDAPDEVIDAVEDFLVRHPLGVATR; this is translated from the coding sequence ATCGTGAGCAACTGGCGCAAGTTGTATCCCTTCGAGTCGCACGAACTGGCGATCGAAGGCGAACGATACCACTATCTCGATGAAGGCCACGGGCCAGCCCTGCTGCTGGTACACGGCAATCCAACCTGGTCGTTCTATTGGCGGCGATTGGTGCTGGCGCTGCGCGATCGCTACCGGGTGCTCGTGCCCGACCATATCGGCTGCGGATTGTCGTCGAAGCCACGCGACTACGAGTATCGTTTGGCGCGCCATGTTTCGAACCTGCGGCGACTCGTCGAAAGCCTCGACTTGTCCGACGTCACGCTGATCGGACACGATTGGGGGGGGGCGATCGGCCTGGGCGCCGCCGTCGAGATGCCCGAGCGATTCGCCCGTTTGGTGCTGCTCAACACCGCCGGGTTCCGCAGCCAGCGAATTCCCCTTCGCATTCGGCTCTGCCGCACGCCCGTCCTCGGCCGGCTCGCCGTGCAGGGGTTGAACGCTTTCGCGGGCTCGGCCCTATGGATGGCCACCGAGTATCCCCGCCGCATGTCAGCCGAGGTACGCGCCGGGCTGATCGCCCCCTACGACTCGTGGAACCACCGCCGGGCAACGTACGAATTCGTCCGCGACATTCCGCTTTCGCCCCGACACCCGAGCTACGCCAAACTAGCGGCAATCGAATCGGGCCTGGCCACGCTCGCCGATCGACCGACGCTGTTCGTGTGGGGCATGCGCGATTGGTGCTTCACGCCCCACTTTCTCGAGCGGTTTCTCGAGTTCTTTCCCTCGGCCGACGTGCGCCGCATCGAGCAGGCCGGACACTACGTGGTCGAAGACGCCCCGGACGAAGTCATCGACGCGGTCGAAGATTTTCTGGTCCGACATCCGTTAGGCGTCGCCACCAGATGA
- a CDS encoding sugar O-acetyltransferase: MPTEREKMLAGELYNPLDPELVQARTRARDLCQALNATREADEEGRRAIVRQLFARGGDDVWIQPPFYCDYGAHISVGKKCFFNFNCVVLDVCPVTIGDHTIFGPAVQIYAATHPLEAQARRSVEYGKPIEIGSDVWVGGGAILCPGVKIGSNSIIGAGSIVTRDVPAGVIVAGNPAKIIRSITM, from the coding sequence ATGCCCACGGAACGAGAAAAGATGCTCGCCGGCGAGCTCTACAACCCACTCGACCCCGAGCTGGTACAGGCGCGGACCCGCGCGCGAGATCTCTGCCAGGCGCTCAACGCCACGCGCGAAGCGGACGAGGAGGGACGGCGCGCCATCGTGCGCCAGTTGTTCGCCCGCGGGGGAGACGACGTCTGGATTCAGCCGCCGTTCTATTGCGATTACGGAGCGCACATCTCGGTGGGCAAGAAGTGCTTTTTCAACTTCAACTGCGTGGTGCTCGACGTCTGTCCGGTGACGATCGGCGATCACACGATCTTCGGCCCCGCCGTGCAGATCTACGCGGCAACCCATCCGCTCGAGGCCCAGGCCCGCCGCTCGGTCGAATATGGCAAGCCGATCGAAATCGGCTCCGACGTCTGGGTCGGCGGCGGCGCCATCCTCTGTCCCGGCGTGAAGATCGGTTCCAATTCGATCATCGGCGCCGGCAGCATCGTGACGCGCGACGTCCCCGCCGGCGTGATCGTGGCGGGCAACCCGGCCAAGATCATTCGGTCGATCACGATGTAA
- a CDS encoding glycine--tRNA ligase, which yields MDKLVSLCKRRGFLFQSSEIYGGLNGFWDYGPLGVELKRNVKESWWRDMVTSHDELATPAGAPEPYEMTGLDCTIIMHPQVWKCSGHYDLFHDFMVDCRESKKRYRHDQVRGRWVEAKGRRVFITTQVGGDEGLAETEQRALKLFNLRGKDVDKLAWQSELVSLTTVPDFTDALGPDAKETGTLTPPREFNLMFKTYVGALSGEEGAAFLRPETAQGIFVNFKNVCDSTRVKIPFGIAQMGKSFRNEITPRNFTFRSREFEQMEIEFFCNPKSSPEWYKYWRDRRYRWYLELGLAGDRLRLRDHDADELSHYSCGTADIEYAFPFLPPGEFGELEGIAHRGDFDLRSHMEGKLVRQGNDLVPELDADGKPRHRGSGKDLSYFDDMTRERYIPHVIEPSAGADRATLAFLCEAYQEDLVPDEKGNPRERVFLRLHPRLAPIKAAVFPLVKRDGMPDMAQKIYRDLKPHFNVFYDEKSAIGKRYARQDEVGTPFCITVDGESLTDGTVTIRERDTLKQWRVSADRCVEEIRTLLRGATA from the coding sequence ATGGACAAACTCGTCTCGCTCTGCAAACGGCGAGGATTTCTCTTTCAATCGAGCGAGATTTACGGCGGCCTGAACGGCTTCTGGGACTACGGCCCCCTGGGAGTCGAGCTGAAGCGCAATGTCAAGGAATCGTGGTGGCGCGACATGGTCACCAGCCACGATGAGCTGGCCACGCCGGCCGGCGCGCCCGAGCCCTACGAGATGACGGGGCTCGACTGCACGATCATCATGCATCCGCAGGTCTGGAAGTGCTCGGGACACTACGACCTGTTCCACGACTTCATGGTCGATTGCCGCGAGTCGAAGAAGCGCTACCGCCACGATCAGGTCCGCGGACGCTGGGTCGAGGCCAAGGGGCGTCGAGTCTTCATCACCACGCAGGTCGGCGGCGACGAGGGACTGGCCGAGACCGAGCAGCGCGCTCTTAAACTGTTCAACCTGCGCGGCAAGGATGTCGACAAGCTCGCCTGGCAGAGCGAGCTAGTGTCGCTCACCACCGTGCCCGACTTTACCGACGCGCTCGGCCCCGACGCCAAGGAGACGGGCACGCTCACGCCGCCGCGCGAATTCAACCTGATGTTCAAGACGTACGTCGGCGCGCTCAGCGGCGAAGAAGGGGCGGCCTTCCTGCGTCCCGAGACGGCCCAGGGCATCTTCGTCAACTTCAAGAACGTCTGCGACAGCACGCGCGTGAAGATCCCCTTCGGCATCGCGCAGATGGGAAAAAGCTTTCGCAACGAGATCACGCCCCGCAACTTTACGTTCCGCTCGCGCGAGTTCGAGCAGATGGAGATCGAGTTCTTCTGTAACCCGAAGTCGTCCCCCGAGTGGTACAAATACTGGCGCGACCGGCGCTATCGGTGGTATCTCGAGCTCGGACTGGCAGGCGATCGCTTGCGTTTGCGCGACCACGATGCGGACGAACTGAGCCATTATTCATGCGGCACCGCCGACATTGAATATGCCTTTCCGTTCCTGCCGCCGGGTGAGTTCGGCGAGTTGGAAGGGATCGCGCACCGCGGCGACTTCGACCTCCGCAGCCACATGGAAGGCAAGCTCGTGCGGCAGGGGAACGACCTGGTGCCCGAGCTCGACGCCGATGGCAAGCCGCGCCATCGCGGCAGCGGCAAGGATTTGAGCTACTTCGACGACATGACCCGCGAGCGGTACATTCCGCACGTGATCGAGCCGTCGGCCGGCGCCGATCGCGCGACATTGGCCTTCCTGTGCGAGGCGTACCAGGAAGATCTGGTGCCCGACGAAAAGGGCAATCCGCGCGAGCGCGTGTTCCTGCGGCTGCACCCGCGGCTGGCGCCGATCAAAGCGGCGGTCTTCCCGCTGGTCAAACGCGACGGCATGCCCGATATGGCGCAAAAGATCTATCGCGATTTGAAGCCACACTTCAACGTCTTTTACGATGAGAAAAGTGCCATCGGTAAACGCTATGCTCGCCAGGACGAAGTCGGAACTCCGTTTTGCATCACCGTTGATGGAGAGAGCCTCACCGACGGCACGGTCACCATTCGCGAGCGCGACACGTTGAAGCAATGGCGCGTCTCGGCCGATCGGTGCGTGGAGGAGATTCGCACGCTGTTGCGGGGCGCGACCGCATGA
- a CDS encoding triphosphoribosyl-dephospho-CoA synthase, which translates to MSASPGHVQLALGQCATMACLLEATARKPGNVHRDADFEDVSYTDFLATAAAIGPAIERAAPGGRVGQAVLEAVRAMRSVADSNTYLGTILLLAPLAVVPREQSIAANVERVLATMTADDARDVYEAIGMAAAGGLGRVDEADVRGPAPDDLLAAMRLAENRDSVARQYTHGFSDVLVRVLPWLAEGVASGWPLEETIIHAHVRLMAALPDSLIARKCGSQVSQEAADRAARVLVCGAPSSAPYRAALGDLDFWLRSDDHRRNPGTTADLIAAGLFVALRDGIIKPPFRFYRR; encoded by the coding sequence ATGAGCGCTTCACCGGGCCACGTGCAGCTCGCGCTCGGGCAATGCGCCACCATGGCCTGCTTGCTCGAGGCCACGGCACGCAAGCCGGGCAATGTCCATCGTGACGCCGATTTCGAGGATGTCTCCTACACCGATTTTCTCGCTACCGCCGCGGCGATTGGGCCCGCCATCGAACGCGCCGCGCCAGGCGGGCGGGTGGGACAAGCCGTGCTCGAAGCCGTCCGCGCGATGCGATCGGTGGCCGACTCGAACACCTACCTGGGCACCATCCTCCTGCTGGCCCCCTTGGCCGTCGTGCCGCGCGAGCAGTCGATCGCCGCCAACGTCGAACGCGTGCTCGCCACCATGACCGCCGACGATGCCCGCGACGTGTACGAGGCCATAGGGATGGCGGCGGCGGGGGGCCTGGGCAGGGTCGACGAGGCGGACGTACGCGGACCAGCGCCAGACGATCTGCTGGCGGCGATGCGTTTGGCCGAAAACCGCGACTCGGTGGCGCGGCAGTACACGCACGGCTTCTCCGACGTGCTCGTCCGTGTCCTCCCCTGGTTGGCCGAGGGGGTCGCGTCGGGCTGGCCGCTCGAAGAGACGATCATCCACGCCCACGTGCGGTTGATGGCGGCACTACCCGACAGTCTGATCGCGCGCAAGTGCGGCAGCCAGGTGTCTCAAGAAGCCGCCGATCGCGCCGCGCGCGTGCTCGTCTGCGGGGCCCCCTCGAGCGCCCCCTATCGCGCGGCCTTGGGCGATCTCGACTTCTGGCTCCGTAGCGACGATCATCGCCGCAATCCCGGCACCACGGCCGACCTGATCGCCGCCGGTTTGTTCGTCGCCCTACGCGATGGCATAATCAAGCCACCGTTCCGGTTTTATCGACGTTGA
- a CDS encoding 6-pyruvoyl tetrahydropterin synthase family protein, with protein sequence MTESYCVRITKDYLVFSAGHFITFAGDMCERLHGHNYRVSAEVHGPLDENHYVVDFILLRDLLQEIVLELDHYMLLPTQHRTIRVQADERRVRVTHADREWIFPRGDCVLLDVPNTTAEMLARHIGRRLLDELARKGIARPTVTRIEVDECEGQSAVCEFRDDR encoded by the coding sequence GTGACCGAAAGCTATTGCGTTCGCATCACGAAGGACTACCTGGTCTTCAGCGCTGGGCATTTCATTACCTTTGCCGGCGACATGTGCGAACGATTGCACGGGCACAACTACCGCGTCTCGGCCGAGGTCCACGGCCCGCTCGACGAAAACCATTACGTCGTCGATTTCATTCTGCTGCGCGACTTGTTGCAGGAAATCGTCCTCGAACTCGATCACTACATGCTATTGCCCACCCAGCATCGCACGATCCGGGTCCAGGCAGACGAGCGTCGCGTCCGCGTGACGCACGCCGATCGCGAGTGGATCTTTCCACGGGGCGATTGCGTGCTGCTCGACGTGCCGAACACGACGGCCGAAATGCTCGCCCGGCACATCGGGCGCCGACTGCTCGACGAGCTCGCGCGGAAGGGGATCGCGCGTCCCACCGTGACGCGCATCGAAGTGGATGAATGCGAGGGACAATCGGCCGTGTGCGAGTTTCGCGACGACCGCTGA
- a CDS encoding serine/threonine protein kinase has protein sequence MSQSQASANDPPSHADLAGRQLGDYCLLRRLGRGAMAEVYLAEQSSLRRQVAVKVLRQELATDANYILRFRNEAQAAAALVHANIVQIHEVGCVDGVHYIAQEYVAGQNLNELLARRGPPNARLAMSIMRQVAAALVKAAEQGIIHRDIKPENIMLARSGEVKVADFGLARIAGDGASVHLTQIGVTMGTPLYMSPEQVEGRALDARSDIYSFGVTCYHMLSGEPPFRGETPLAVAVQHLKTEPPRLETARPDLPPALCRVVHKMLAKEPGDRYATPRDLLRELRALRIEGLDGDGAELAADLDDARADAMAAIDGAATQRLAALMRTTPIATPPSRSWAFVAMAIVLGLFAGAALARYTHQSLLGQVDPSRSHVPKQKSALAQYLYASTANTEEAWLAVSEHWPNSPFYTRLAQQQLARLYLLKGDNDRAYELFDKLANLDEVEKKFRAFGLAGKCVMLSYRGDHAGSAAVLAELMPLREQLDQLDIPMRRMLQEAIDKNRQAMSRQQAEQWDAWLARQTEEELSGDAPPELPPSEPRS, from the coding sequence ATGTCGCAATCGCAAGCCAGCGCGAACGATCCCCCTTCACATGCCGATCTGGCCGGTCGGCAGTTGGGCGACTATTGCCTGCTGCGGCGTCTCGGCCGCGGCGCGATGGCCGAGGTCTACCTGGCCGAACAGTCGTCCTTGCGCCGGCAGGTAGCGGTCAAGGTCTTGCGTCAGGAGCTGGCGACCGACGCCAATTACATCCTCCGCTTTCGCAACGAGGCTCAAGCCGCCGCGGCCCTGGTCCACGCCAACATCGTGCAGATTCACGAGGTCGGCTGTGTCGACGGCGTCCATTACATCGCGCAGGAATACGTCGCGGGGCAGAATCTCAACGAGTTGCTCGCGCGGCGCGGGCCCCCCAACGCCCGGCTGGCGATGAGCATCATGCGGCAAGTTGCCGCCGCGCTGGTCAAAGCCGCCGAGCAGGGGATCATCCATCGCGATATCAAGCCCGAGAACATCATGCTCGCCCGGAGCGGCGAGGTGAAGGTGGCCGACTTCGGACTGGCGCGGATCGCCGGCGATGGCGCGAGCGTCCATCTCACACAGATCGGGGTGACGATGGGCACGCCCCTCTACATGAGTCCCGAGCAGGTCGAGGGACGCGCGCTCGACGCGCGGAGCGATATCTATTCGTTCGGCGTGACCTGTTATCACATGCTCTCGGGCGAGCCCCCGTTTCGCGGCGAGACGCCCCTGGCCGTGGCCGTGCAGCACCTGAAGACCGAGCCGCCGCGACTCGAAACGGCGCGTCCCGATCTTCCGCCGGCGCTGTGCCGCGTCGTCCATAAGATGCTCGCCAAGGAGCCGGGCGACCGCTACGCGACTCCGCGCGATTTGCTCCGCGAGTTGCGCGCCTTGCGGATCGAAGGGCTCGATGGCGATGGCGCGGAGCTGGCCGCCGACCTGGATGACGCCCGCGCCGACGCCATGGCCGCCATCGACGGGGCCGCCACGCAGCGCCTGGCGGCATTGATGCGCACGACACCAATCGCCACGCCGCCGTCGCGCTCCTGGGCCTTCGTGGCAATGGCGATCGTACTGGGACTGTTCGCCGGGGCCGCGTTGGCCAGGTACACGCACCAGTCCCTCTTGGGGCAGGTCGATCCCAGCCGTTCGCACGTGCCCAAGCAAAAGAGCGCGCTGGCACAGTACCTGTACGCCAGCACGGCCAACACCGAAGAAGCCTGGCTGGCCGTCTCCGAGCATTGGCCGAACAGCCCGTTTTACACCCGGCTTGCCCAGCAACAGCTCGCGCGTTTGTATCTGCTCAAAGGAGACAACGACCGCGCCTACGAGCTGTTCGACAAGTTGGCCAACCTGGACGAAGTCGAGAAAAAGTTTCGCGCCTTCGGGCTGGCCGGCAAGTGCGTCATGCTCAGCTATCGCGGTGATCATGCGGGCTCGGCCGCCGTACTGGCCGAATTGATGCCGCTGCGCGAGCAACTCGACCAACTCGACATCCCCATGCGCCGGATGTTACAAGAGGCCATCGACAAGAATCGCCAGGCCATGTCGCGTCAGCAGGCAGAACAGTGGGATGCCTGGCTGGCGCGACAAACCGAAGAAGAACTGAGCGGCGACGCTCCCCCGGAACTCCCCCCCAGCGAGCCGCGATCGTGA